The Toxoplasma gondii ME49 chromosome XII, whole genome shotgun sequence genome includes a region encoding these proteins:
- a CDS encoding alkyl hydroperoxide reductase/ Thiol specific antioxidant/ Mal allergen, putative (encoded by transcript TGME49_217890), which translates to MPAPMVSQPAPAFEAEAVMADGSFGKISLSQFKGKKYVVLFFYPFDFTFVCPSEILAFHRLHGEFEKRGCQLLGVSVDSKFVHNAWRNVELKDGGIGKISFPLLADVSHKMAEDYGVLHPEGMAFRGLFLIDKEGVLQHCVINNLPLGRSADEALRMLDALQHVEQYGEVCPANWKKGDKAMKPTAEGVKEYLGSK; encoded by the coding sequence ATGCCGGCCCCGATGGTGTCTCAGCCAGCACCTGCCTTTGAGGCAGAAGCTGTGATGGCGGATGGAAGCTTTGGAAAAATCTCGCTCTCTCAGTTCAAAGGAAAGAAGTacgtcgttctcttcttttacCCCTTCGATTTCACCTTTGTGTGCCCTTCAGAGATCCTGGCCTTCCACCGTTTGCATGGCGAGTTCGAGAAACGCGGGTGCCAgctcctcggcgtctctgtcgacagCAAGTTCGTGCACAACGCCTGGAGAAACGTGGAATTGAAGGATGGTGGTATCGGAAAGATTTCCTTCCCGTTGCTCGCCGATGTCTCGCATAAAATGGCAGAAGATTACGGCGTTCTGCACCCTGAAGGCATGGCCTTCCGTGGCCTGTTCTTGATCGACAAGGAAGGTGTGCTGCAACACTGCGTTATCAACAACCTGCCTCTGGGCCGAAGCGCAGATGAAGCCCTTCGCATGTTGGACGCTCTTCAGCACGTTGAACAGTATGGAGAAGTCTGCCCAGCCAACTGGAAAAAGGGGGACAAAGCCATGAAACCCACTGCCGAGGGAGTTAAGGAGTATCTCGGAAGCAAGTAA
- a CDS encoding hypothetical protein (encoded by transcript TGME49_217900) produces MVPPKENTEANADFPSATTCASGAETKHREPEGDCMVCFEELSRANYAEYCMHRQVADSSNSEDSCPWFPAKFCVDCIEELQATQFKRYCDSVANTTCAREQRTLLERGPPINLRDRLAFPESDDQEISALWYAKDNAEHSAKLKDSLEGEERQALWDDLRQFVIVDEDTEQPGEEQTSKPF; encoded by the exons atGGTCCCGCCTAAGGAAAACACCGAGGCGAATGCAGATTTTCCCTCGGCAACCACGTGTGCTTCTGGAGCTGAAACCAAGCACCGAGAACCAGAGGGCGACTGTATGGTGTGTTTTGAAGAACTATCGCGGGCGAATTACGCAGAATATTGCATGCACCGACAGGTAGCAGACAGTAGCAACTCTGAAGACAGCTGCCCCTGGTTCCCTGCCAAATTCTGTGTTGACTGCATCGAAGAGCTACAGGCTACCCAG TTCAAGCGGTACTGCGACAGCGTTGCCAACACGACATGCGCGAGAGAGCAACGGACTTTGCTCGAAAGAGGCCCACCGATCAATCTACGCGAccgtctcgcctttcctgAGTCGGATGACCAAGAGATTTCGGCACTCTGGTACGCCAAGGACAACGCTGAACACAGTGCAAAACTCAAGGACAGCCTG GAAGGTGAAGAACGACAAGCTCTGTGGGACGATTTGCGCCAGTTTGTAATCGTGGATGAGGACACCGAACAACCCGGAGAGGAACAAACGTCCAAGCCGTTCTAA
- a CDS encoding DNA polymerase (pol2) superfamily protein (encoded by transcript TGME49_217910), translated as MSGSKQTALSALEKIRRQRRGEAKASEQYEVKDENAEIYETVTEEDYQRLKQTRRAQEWIDGEGYSDDGEEWWASNSEDEDDEEDETSRRGKRRNDGEREARKPKKPRNNALAAAAAVAAATAEAQGMRSLVQHFSAISAETHAKQEQNMVTKRYMESLQSADKLFDEEEEDSSPRVHVSCPGENSSLPERTRGPQEGGSGTAQASREQVGASSANVGDRERGRRPPERGTGVEGKSGWTGSGRNQSGACTLAGASSSFLAQFGVGRAPDRSFAQVGDSAYHPAAAEGPAGLSGGLRGLHVSPSSSEQDAHASPPEGQDSTPASAELPGVNVGAGDGILREHAEGDEADSAVADGEEEDGEGDEAEGEMQDTLFKATGEYAAGGPMLPKRGLTLFMQDDPESETKTAAETQDRGALGSAAGDQGSDNQLPVCEDGTLPFYFLDAWEEAGTLYLFGKVWPAAAKREKEGAEGTIPQKYRGCPPQSCCVVVRDMMVPLFFRTREQVEITSSLAGLLEGESEENPKDDADASEEREQELRRRVERRMEITKAFFKQDLPKLKQKYRWRKVAIKGVFRHYAFDAPDVPRGRNQTFVKVFVPASAPTLNPEDLEGETYSHVFGVGQSLIELLLVKRRIKGPCWLRIENFSRPASAFEHSSWCQHEVYIHSHKDVRLWNAFNKATQARYPDGPLPPPPPLTVVSLSAKSVQVPSGPGAASHLDTDRQLAMASFFVYRDANIDDQNAQPRLSPQNVFCGIRRVRTAGGATARVNAEGLPLQFYEQCTKQGFGVFDAEKTLLLNFINRLAAADPDILVGHNVYGSDFELLGQRCAVHGLPVWHRLSRLKRPKHVKPRAASASGGSAARREGLDGSFGASGLWGGRLLTVGRLVCDTYMQAHELLGHRVNYDLVPLMQDLFLASPAQQPAGGAPTSVWEAKIQKDIRALKPFPQPPELLEFFQRREPQPLLVCLQMCVQETFMTVVLCWRLNCLPLTRELTTIGGNLWARSLQNQRAERNAFLLLHEFHREKFICPDKDDPYARGAPVRRPHAGPGRGGPRRGPSASGARDEDPWEVEGGGQEVGVAGEGRDEEEAANEGHREGEEKVGARAKASYAGGLVLEPRVGLYDTFVLLLDFNSLYPSIIQEYNVCFSTVKRPVRTRISRVQATNGPDGEIADAFREPDDRNLPHAAEEDVQGIASTPGLLPRILRQLVQRRRAVKASMKGESNPVKRATQEIKQLALKLTANSIYGCLGFSRSRFYAKEIAAFITQQGRNILMAAKDKVERILRLEVVYGDTDSIMINTGLHDDGGEGKTYAAAVRLGEQVKAEINKSYKKLEIDLEGVFRRLLLLKKKKYVCCIVVDYAKRQYKLEQKGLDIVRRDWAKLTKVVGNQLLQIIFRIAQKDAALAPVSTPAADASKDEKAKSNETKYAVDTVVEELHEKLREVGKQLRAGGVPLEFFVITKALTKPPQMYARGAGGAIMHPHVQVALRMQSRGLSVKPGNEIPYVICSEASVRAFLAAKSEAEGGKGGEPGAGQEAGNREADTAEKAKEGRSGPLSPAERAFHPREVAGNPLLKIDAEYYLEQQLLPPIQRMCAFVEGTSASRLAECLGLDGSKHTRLEGTIGETDDCSRDAREKAGEERIMALISKSEEKYKMYKLPINLPCVACKATIMGKDVLQFMRCPSCTWWISPSNLRNFVRLTLAALQNKFGRPRLRCSSCHERFDRCPPASSFASGLRSRFVCPRCEEGDLREELNCHDLYMYLDEMQFYLSGDVTAQQMVLAEREMERNPEMTASIMRFRRATVGDGVGAGGRVPQSGKDAWLVPVGVDPNLVTTVLEEGRGKPPTLRERPEMRDCLESTYKRVREAEVPPVKRGVELRFPHAVAAYVYLEKMKHGATWVDMQLEREKLQKMVDATLAQNAYRMIEMRGIMCVMQPNVSVDPTKQRWNVLRCLNRVKAREQERKWWGDGLRQRGSSLFSQLETSFGVDQKKEEKIFGQQKLHTSLTRRFSDIAVKREGVEE; from the exons ATGTCCGGCTCGAAGCAGACTGCGCTGTCAGCCTTAGAAAAAATCAGGAGGCAACGGCGCGGAGAGGCCAAAGCCTCTGAACAGTATGAA GTCAAGGACGAGAACGCTGAAATCTATGAAACTGTGACAGAGGAGGATTACCAGCGCTTGAAGCAGACCCGTCGTGCTCAAGAGTGGATCGACGGGGAGG GTTACAGTGACGATGGCGAGGAGTGGTGGGCATCCAATAgtgaggacgaagacgacgaggaggacgagacatctcgaagaggcaagagacgAAATGACGGTGAACGAGAAGCAAGGAAGCCCAAGAAACCACGGAATAATGCTCTCGCTGCGGCGGCTGCAGTCGCCGCTGCCACGGCCGAGGCCCAGGGCATGCGTTCCCTCGTCCAGCACTTCAGTGCAATTTCTGCGGAGACGCATGCCAAGCAAGAACAAAATATGGTGACGAAGCGCTACATGGAGTCTCTTCAGTCGGCGGATAAACTGTttgacgaagaggaagaggactcGAGCCCAAGGGTCCATGTTTCTTGCCCAGGCGAGAACTCGTCGCTTCCCGAAAGGACCCGCGGTCCTCAAGAGGGTGGAAGCGGAACTGCACAGGCCTCGCGGGAGCAAGTGGGGGCGTCTTCGGCGAATGtgggcgacagagagagggggcGCAGGCCCCCAGAGAGGGGAACTGGGGTAGAGGGAAAGAGCGGGTGGACGGGCTCGGGACGAAACCAGagcggtgcatgcactctcgCGGGTGCCTCCTCGTCGTTTCTTGCCCAGTTTGGCGTTGGGCGGGCACCGGACAGATCCTTCGCACAAGTGGGCGACAGCGCATATCATCCGGCCGCGGCGGAGGGCCCTGCCGGACTCTCTGGGGGCTTAAGAGGATTGCATGTCTCGCCTTCGAGCAGTGAGCAAGATGCGCACGCGTCCCCACCTGAGGGCCAAGACTCGACGCCTGCCAGTGCGGAACTGCCTGGGGTCAATGTGGGCGCCGGGGACGGGATCCTCCgagagcatgcagagggtGACGAAGCAGACTCAGCCGTCgccgacggcgaagaagaggatggggagggagacgaggcagagggcGAAATGCAGGACACGCTCTTCAAGGCGACGGGCGAGTACGCTGCAGGTGGACCTATGCTGCCAAAGCGGGGTTTGACGCTGTTTATGCAGGACGACccggagagcgagacaaagacggcagcagagacacaggatAGAGGCGCCCTCGGTTCCGCTGCAGGCGACCAAGGCTCCGACAACCAGCTGCCAGTCTGCGAGGACGGCACCCTCCCTTTTTACTTTCTAGATGCGTGGGAAGAAGCTGGGACGCTCTACCTGTTCGGGAAGGTGTGGCCCGCGGCGGccaagcgagaaaaagaaggcgcGGAGGGGACCATCCCCCAGAAGTACCGCGGCTGTCCGCCTCAAAGTTGCTGCGTTGTCGTCCGAGACATGATGgttccgctcttcttccggaCCCGGGAGCAGGTGGAGATAACCAGCTCACTGGCGGGGCTcctcgagggagagagcgaggagaatcCGAAGGACGACGCCGACGCTTCCGAGGAGCGTGAGCAGGAGCTGCGGCGGAGAGTCGAGCGCCGCATGGAGATCACGAAGGCCTTTTTCAAACAGGATTTGCCGAAGCTGAAACAGAAATATCGGTGGCGGAAAGTCGCGATCAAGGGCGTCTTCCGGCACTACGCCTTCGACGCGCCAGATGTCCCGCGAGGCCGCAACCAGACCTTCGTAAAGGTGTTCGTTCCGGCGAGCGCGCCGACGTTGAATCCTGAGGATTTGGAGGGCGAAACGTACTCCCACGTCTTCGGGGTTGGCCAGTCTCTGATTGAGTTGCTCCTCGTAAAGCGCCGGATCAAGGGACCGTGCTGGCTGCGCATCGAAAACTTCTCGAGGCCTGCGTCCGCCTTCGAGCATTCGTCCTGGTGCCAACATGAGGTGTACATCCACTCGCACAAGGACGTGCGTCTGTGGAACGCGTTCAACaaggcgacgcaggcgcGATACCCGGACGGGCCTTTGCCGCCCCCTCCCCCGCTGaccgtcgtctctctctcggcgaaGAGCGTCCAGGTTCCATCGGGGCCAGGCGCCGCGAGCCATCTCGACACGGACCGGCAACTAGCCATGGCATCCTTCTTTGTGTACCGCGACGCGAACATCGACGACCAGAATGCGCAGCCGCGCCTCAGCCCCCAGAACGTTTTCTGCGGGATTCGGCGCGTGCGAACTGCGGGCGGGGCGACGGCTCGCGTGAACGCAGAAGGTTTGCCGCTACAGTTCTACGAGCAATGCACGAAGCAGGGCTTCGGGGTCTTtgacgcagagaagacgctctTGCTGAACTTCATCAACCGCCTCGCCGCCGCCGACCCCGACATCCTCGTCGGCCACAACGTCTACGGCTCAGACTTCGAGCTCCTCGGTCAGCGATGTGCCGTCCACGGCTTGCCCGTGTGGCATCGGCTCTCGCGCCTGAAACGTCCGAAGCACGTGAAGCCACGAGCGGCGAGTGCTTCTGGCGGCAGCGCGGCCCGCCGCGAGGGCCTCGATGGGAGCTTCGGAGCCTCGGGTCTGTGGGGCGGGCGCCTCCTCACGGTCGGCCGCCTCGTCTGCGACACCTACATGCAGGCCCACGAGTTGCTGGGACACCGAGTGAACTACGACCTCGTACCGCTCATGCAGgatctctttctcgcctcgccgGCGCAGCAGCCTGCAGGGGGGGCGCCGACGTCGGTTTGGGAGGCGAAAATTCAGAAAGACATTCGCGCGCTGAAGCCTTTCCCGCAACCGCCGGAACTCCTCGAGTTCTTCCAGCGCCGCGAGCCCCAGCCCCTCCTGGTGTGCCTGCAGATGTGCGTCCAGGAGACCTTCATGACGGTCGTCCTGTGCTGGCGCCTCAACTGTCTCCCCCTCACTCGCGAGTTGACAACAATTGGCGGGAACCTCTGGGCACGATCTCTGCAGAACCAGCGCGCAGAGCGAAATGCTTTTCTGCTGCTCCACGAGTTCCACCGCGAAAAGTTCATCTGTCCCGACAAAGACGATCCGTACGCCCGTGGCGCGCCTGTTCGGCGCCCCCACGCGGGACCTGGACGGGGCGGCCCCCGCCGCGGGCCAAGTGCCAGCGGGGCCAGGGACGAAGACCCGTGGGAAGTCGAGGGGGGAGGCCAGGAAGTGGGCGTCGCCGGAGAGGGtcgcgacgaggaagaagccgcaaACGAGGGACACCGAGAGGGCGAGGAAAAAGTCGGCGCACGGGCGAAAGCGAGCTATGCCGGTGGGCTTGTCCTCGAGCCGCGGGTGGGGCTCTACGACaccttcgtccttctcctggACTTCAACTCGCTGTACCCCTCCATCATCCAAGAATACAACGTCTGCTTTTCGACTGTGAAGAGGCCCGTGCGCACGAGGATATCGCGCGTGCAGGCGACCAACGGCCCAGACGGGGAAATCGCCGACGCTTTCCGCGAGCCAGACGACAGGAATctcccgcatgcagcggaggAGGACGTCCAAGGCATCGCCTCCACCCCGGGGCTTCTCCCGCGCATTCTGCGCCAACTggtgcagagacgccgagcgGTGAAGGCGTCGATGAAGGGCGAAAGCAACCCAGTGAAACGCGCCACGCAGGAAATCAAACAACTCGCTCTGAAACTCACGGCCAACAGCATCTACGGGTGCCTCGGCTTCAGCCGCAGTCGCTTCTACGCAAAGGAAATCGCCGCATTCATCACCCAACAAGGCAGAAACATTCTCATGGCCGCCAAAGACAAGGTGGAAAGAATTCTACGCCTTGAAGTCGTCTACGGTGACACCGATTCAATTATG ATCAACACGGGGTTGCATGACGACGGCGGGGAGGGGAAGACATACGCGGCAGCGGTGCGGCTCGGCGAGCAAGTGAAGGCGGAAATCAACAAAAGTTACAAGAAGTTAGAGATAGATCTGGAGGGGGTGTTCCGGCGTCTCTtgcttctgaagaagaaaaagtacGTGTGCTGCATCGTGGTGGACTACGCAAAGCGTCAATACAAACTCGAGCAGAAGGGGTTGGACATTGTGCGTCGAGACTGGGCGAAGCTGACAAAGGTGGTGGGGAACCAGCTGCTGCAAATCATCTTCCGGATTGCCCAGAAAGACGCCGCGCTAGCGCCTGTGTCCACACCCGCAGCTGACGCTTCcaaggacgagaaggcgaagagcaaCGAGACGAAATATGCCGTCGACACCGTGGTTGAAGAACTCCACGAGAAACTGCGAGAAGTCGGGAAGCAACTGCGGGCTGGAGGCGTGCCTCTTGAGTTTTTCGTCATTACGAAGGCACTGACGAAGCCGCCGCAAATGTACGCCCGAGGTGCTGGCGGCGCGATCATGCACCCGCATGTCCAGGTGGcgttgcgcatgcagagtaGGGGCCTGTCCGTGAAGCCGGGCAACGAAATTCCCTACGTGATTTGCTCCGAGGCGAGCGTTCGTGCATTCCTTGCAGCGAAAAGTGAGGCGGAGGGCGGCAAAGGCGGCGAGCCGGGCGCAGGGCAAGAAGCCGGAAACCGCGAAGCAGACAccgcggagaaggcgaaggaagggagaagcggcCCTCTCAGTCCGGCAGAGCGCGCATTTCACCCGCGAGAAGTCGCAGGCAACCCACTTCTGAAAATTGATGCGGAATACTACCtcgagcagcagctgcttcctCCGATTCAACGCATGTGTGCGTTCGTTGAGGGGACAAGCGCGAGCCGGCTAGCTGAATGTCTAGGCCTCGATGGCAGCAAACACACCCGCCTCGAAGGAACAATTGGAGAAACCGACGATTGCAGCCGAGacgccagagagaaggcgggcGAGGAACGCATCATGGCCCTCATTTccaaaagcgaagaaaaataCAAAATG TACAAACTCCCTATTAACTTGCCCTGTGTGGCATGTAAAGCCACTATTATGGGCAAAGACGTTCTGCAG ttTATGCGGTGTCCTTCGTGTACCTGGTGGATATCGCCGTCGAATCTGCGGAACTTCGTGCGCCTCACTTTGGCGGCGCTCCAGAACAAGTTTGGTCGACCCCGTCTTAG GTGTTCGTCTTGTCACGAGCGATTTGACCGGTGTCCACCGGCTTCGTCGTTTGCATCGGGGCTGCGCTCTCGATTTGTCTGTCCCCGatgcgaagaaggagacctGCGCGAAGAGCTGAATTGTCACGACTTGTACATGTACTTGGACGAAATGCAGTTTTATCTCTCCGGCGACGTCACAGCCCAGCAGATGGTCTTGGCtgagagagaaatggagcGCAACCCCGAGATGACTGCCTCGATCATGCGCTTCCGTCGAGCAACAGTTGGAGACGGAGTAGGTGCGGGGGGTCGAGTTCCGCAGTCGGGAAAAGATGCCTGGCTCGTCCCCGTGGGCGTCGACCCCAATCTGGTTACGACGGTCCTCGAGGAAGGACGGGGAAAGCCACCGACGCTGCGCGAACGCCCGGAAATGCGCGACTGCCTCGAGTCGACTTATAAACGGGTGCGCGAGGCCGAGGTGCCCCCCGTCAAACGCGGCGTCGAACTTCGCTTCCCCCATGCAGTCGCCGCCTATGTATACCTCGAAAAAATGAAGCACGGAGCCACCTGGGTCGACATGCAactggaaagagaaaaactaCAAAAG ATGGTTGATGCAACTTTGGCTCAAAACGCGTACAGAATGATCGA AATGCGCGGCATTATGTGTGTGATGCAACCGAATGTTTCGGTGGATCCCACAAAGCAAAGGTGGAACGTTCTGCGATGTTTGAATCGCGTGAAAGCGCGCGAACAAGAACGGAAGTGGTGGGGGGACGGTCTTCGACAGCGAGGctcttccctgttctctcaGCTGGAAACAAGCTTTGGGGTGGatcagaagaaggaggaaaaaatATTCGGTCAACAAAAACTCCACACGAGTCTAACCCGCCGTTTCTCGGATATCGCCGTCAAAAGAGAGGGCGTGGAAGAATAA